In Vibrio sp. JC009, a single window of DNA contains:
- a CDS encoding RNA-binding S4 domain-containing protein: protein MNQEYQDEHLEEIEIEAIGVEIDSQPIELFKIFKIANIVGSGGEAKHIISEGYVAVNGELETRKRRKVYDGDLIEFNQEFYLIICDNPAAEEPEHRSHEMDNPVVEPDAFNEPAEPEAEELQPAPKQEKQKSNPKKGRKSIQFF, encoded by the coding sequence ATGAATCAAGAGTACCAAGACGAACACCTGGAAGAGATTGAAATAGAAGCAATAGGTGTTGAAATCGACAGCCAGCCCATAGAGCTGTTTAAAATATTTAAAATTGCCAACATAGTCGGCAGCGGTGGTGAAGCTAAGCATATTATCAGCGAAGGTTATGTAGCGGTAAATGGTGAGCTGGAAACACGCAAAAGACGCAAGGTGTACGATGGCGACCTGATTGAGTTTAATCAGGAGTTCTATCTGATTATTTGTGATAATCCGGCAGCAGAAGAGCCTGAACACCGCAGCCATGAAATGGATAACCCGGTAGTTGAGCCCGATGCTTTCAATGAGCCTGCGGAGCCGGAAGCAGAAGAATTGCAACCCGCCCCAAAACAGGAAAAACAAAAGAGTAACCCTAAAAAAGGGCGAAAGTCTATCCAGTTTTTCTAA
- the rbsD gene encoding D-ribose pyranase has protein sequence MKKSTLLNSELSYLTATLGHTDEITIADAGLPIPEEVERIDLALTHGVPGFIQTVETLLKESQIEGVVIAEETKQVSPELHNQLLAAIEKDSAETGRTTTVTYVSHEEFKVRTFESRAVVRTGECTPYANVIFQMGVTF, from the coding sequence ATGAAAAAATCTACCCTGCTAAATTCTGAACTTTCTTACCTAACAGCCACTCTGGGTCATACGGATGAGATTACGATTGCTGATGCCGGTCTGCCTATTCCTGAAGAGGTAGAGCGCATTGACCTTGCTCTGACTCATGGTGTCCCTGGCTTTATTCAGACGGTAGAAACTTTGCTGAAAGAGTCGCAAATTGAGGGTGTGGTTATTGCTGAGGAAACTAAGCAGGTGAGTCCTGAACTTCATAACCAGCTGTTGGCTGCTATCGAAAAAGACAGTGCAGAAACTGGTCGCACAACAACGGTTACTTACGTTTCCCATGAGGAATTTAAAGTACGTACTTTTGAAAGCAGAGCCGTGGTAAGAACCGGCGAATGTACACCTTATGCCAATGTGATTTTCCAGATGGGCGTGACGTTTTAA
- the rbsA gene encoding ribose ABC transporter ATP-binding protein RbsA — MTQPILELKGIDKAFPGVKALDNACLNVYPGRVMALLGENGAGKSTLMKVLTGIYSLDAGSIAYQGQNAKFEGPKHSQEAGISIIHQELNLIPELTIAENIFLGREKVSKFGRIMWGQMYEEANRLLARLNVKHSSKTQLGELSLGEQQMVEIAKALSFESKVIIMDEPTDALTDKETESLFSVINELRDQGCGIVYISHRLKEIFEICDDITVLRDGKFIGQCQVSETDEDGLIEMMVGRKLDEQYPRVDAEHGTTCLEVKNLTGSGIQNVSFTLDHGEILGFSGLMGAGRTELMKVIYGALEKESGEVLIEGKSISPKSPQEGLAKGIAYISEDRKGDGLVLSLSVKENMSLSALEHFTSGVHIQGNDEKTAVEDFIGAFNIKTPSRNQIIGNLSGGNQQKVAIAKGLMTKPKVLILDEPTRGVDVGAKKEIYQLINKFKAEGMSIILVSSEMPEVLGMSDRVLVMHEGTISGEFDVSEADQEKLMACAVGKKLTEEAA; from the coding sequence ATGACTCAACCAATTTTAGAGCTTAAAGGTATCGATAAGGCGTTTCCGGGTGTAAAAGCGCTGGATAATGCCTGCCTGAACGTATACCCGGGCCGTGTAATGGCACTGCTTGGTGAAAACGGTGCCGGTAAGTCTACACTGATGAAGGTGCTGACCGGGATTTATTCACTGGATGCCGGCTCCATCGCCTATCAGGGACAAAATGCCAAGTTTGAAGGCCCGAAACATTCGCAGGAAGCGGGTATCAGCATTATCCATCAGGAGCTGAACCTGATCCCTGAGCTAACTATTGCAGAGAATATATTTCTGGGCAGAGAGAAGGTGTCCAAATTTGGCCGCATTATGTGGGGCCAGATGTATGAAGAAGCGAACCGCCTGCTGGCAAGACTGAATGTTAAGCACAGCTCAAAGACACAGCTTGGTGAGCTTAGCCTCGGTGAACAGCAGATGGTAGAGATTGCAAAGGCGCTCTCCTTCGAGTCTAAAGTTATCATCATGGATGAGCCAACCGATGCACTGACAGATAAAGAAACCGAATCCCTGTTCAGTGTGATTAATGAACTGCGCGATCAGGGCTGCGGCATTGTTTACATTTCGCACCGCCTTAAAGAGATCTTTGAGATTTGCGATGACATTACCGTACTTCGTGATGGCAAATTTATTGGTCAGTGCCAGGTTTCAGAAACCGATGAAGACGGTCTGATTGAAATGATGGTAGGCCGCAAACTGGATGAACAATATCCGCGGGTGGACGCTGAGCATGGCACTACCTGCCTTGAGGTGAAAAATCTTACCGGCTCAGGGATTCAGAATGTCAGCTTTACCCTGGATCATGGTGAAATTCTTGGTTTTTCCGGCCTGATGGGAGCCGGTCGTACTGAACTGATGAAAGTGATCTACGGCGCTCTGGAAAAAGAGTCAGGGGAGGTGCTGATTGAGGGCAAGTCGATTTCACCTAAGTCTCCGCAGGAAGGTCTGGCTAAAGGAATCGCTTATATTTCTGAAGACCGTAAGGGTGACGGTTTAGTGCTTAGCCTGTCGGTAAAAGAGAATATGTCGCTGAGTGCACTGGAGCACTTCACCAGTGGCGTTCATATTCAGGGCAATGATGAGAAAACAGCGGTTGAAGATTTTATTGGTGCGTTCAACATCAAAACGCCGTCCAGAAACCAGATTATCGGCAACCTTTCCGGGGGCAATCAGCAGAAGGTGGCGATTGCGAAAGGCTTAATGACCAAGCCTAAAGTACTTATCCTGGATGAGCCGACCCGTGGTGTGGATGTCGGTGCCAAAAAAGAGATATATCAGTTAATTAACAAATTTAAAGCAGAGGGTATGAGCATCATTCTTGTTTCTTCTGAAATGCCGGAAGTTTTGGGTATGAGTGATCGGGTTTTGGTTATGCACGAAGGCACCATTAGTGGTGAGTTCGACGTAAGCGAAGCGGATCAGGAAAAACTGATGGCATGCGCAGTAGGTAAGAAGTTAACAGAGGAGGCAGCATGA